The Psychrosphaera ytuae genome includes a region encoding these proteins:
- a CDS encoding CoA transferase subunit A, which produces MSGFDKVVNSYEEAMAGLQDDMTVIAGGFGLCGIPEGLIAQIKTMGTKGLTVVSNNCGVDGFGLGLLLEDRQIKKMVSSYVGENALFEQQLLNGELEVELTPQGTLAEKMRAGGAGIPAFYTATGYGTPVGDGKEVREFNGRNYILEESITGDFAIVKAWKADRYGNCVYRHTAQNFNPMAATAGKITVVEVEEIVEPGELSPSEIQTPGIYVNRVIKGNFEKRIEKVTTRD; this is translated from the coding sequence ATGTCAGGTTTTGACAAAGTCGTAAACAGCTACGAAGAAGCGATGGCGGGTTTACAAGACGATATGACGGTAATCGCTGGTGGATTTGGCCTTTGTGGTATACCAGAAGGCCTAATTGCACAGATTAAAACTATGGGAACCAAAGGCCTAACAGTCGTTTCGAATAACTGTGGCGTTGATGGATTTGGTTTAGGGTTGTTGTTAGAAGATCGCCAAATTAAAAAAATGGTGTCGTCTTATGTTGGTGAAAATGCTTTATTCGAACAGCAGCTATTAAATGGTGAGCTTGAAGTAGAATTAACCCCTCAAGGTACTTTGGCAGAAAAAATGCGCGCCGGTGGTGCAGGTATTCCTGCATTTTATACGGCGACAGGTTATGGCACTCCCGTTGGCGACGGAAAAGAAGTCCGCGAATTTAATGGCCGCAACTATATTCTAGAAGAAAGCATCACCGGTGACTTTGCGATTGTAAAAGCTTGGAAAGCAGACCGCTACGGCAACTGTGTTTATCGTCACACGGCTCAAAACTTCAATCCCATGGCTGCAACTGCGGGAAAAATTACCGTTGTAGAAGTGGAAGAAATCGTTGAACCTGGTGAATTGTCGCCATCAGAAATCCAAACCCCAGGTATTTACGTCAATCGAGTGATCAAAGGTAACTTTGAAAAACGCATCGAA
- a CDS encoding 3-hydroxybutyrate dehydrogenase yields MAVQVPKHQFVNAPLTGKVALVTGSTSGIGLASAHKLAQQGCNVIIHGLVDQAQGKELQGLFERTYEIKSAFSDANLAEVKEIDQLFSVIQAKFGRLDIVVNNAGVQYTETTEKFPLERWQMIININLTAAFYITQKALPLMHENNWGRIINIASVHGLVGSVNKSAYVAAKHGLVGFTKVVAMEQANRGVTVNAICPGWVETPLINDQIDAIAKHQSLSFDDAKKQLVTAKQPLENMTSPDQIGDLVSFLCSDSASTMTGSALTIDGGWTAQ; encoded by the coding sequence ATGGCTGTGCAAGTCCCTAAACATCAATTTGTAAATGCCCCCTTAACAGGCAAGGTCGCTTTAGTCACAGGTTCGACTAGCGGTATCGGCTTAGCAAGCGCCCATAAATTGGCGCAACAAGGGTGTAATGTAATAATTCATGGTTTGGTAGACCAAGCACAAGGTAAAGAACTACAAGGACTTTTCGAGCGAACCTATGAGATAAAGTCTGCGTTTAGTGATGCCAATTTGGCGGAAGTAAAAGAAATTGATCAGCTTTTTTCTGTCATTCAAGCCAAATTTGGGCGATTGGATATCGTAGTAAACAACGCAGGCGTTCAATATACGGAAACCACCGAAAAATTTCCGTTAGAACGCTGGCAAATGATCATTAACATCAACCTGACTGCTGCTTTTTATATTACCCAAAAAGCACTTCCTTTGATGCACGAAAATAACTGGGGACGGATCATAAACATCGCTTCAGTTCATGGTTTAGTCGGCTCTGTAAATAAGTCTGCATACGTGGCTGCAAAACACGGATTAGTGGGGTTCACTAAAGTGGTTGCAATGGAGCAAGCTAATCGAGGTGTAACGGTAAATGCTATTTGTCCAGGCTGGGTCGAAACCCCGCTAATCAATGATCAAATTGACGCCATCGCTAAACATCAATCACTCAGTTTTGATGATGCAAAAAAACAATTAGTCACGGCCAAACAGCCGCTGGAAAACATGACAAGCCCGGACCAAATTGGCGATCTTGTAAGCTTTTTATGCAGCGACTCCGCGAGTACTATGACTGGAAGCGCATTGACAATTGATGGAGGCTGGACTGCACAGTAA
- the arsJ gene encoding organoarsenical effux MFS transporter ArsJ, translating to MLSALSSVSRDVKQYLLVTFNYWSFTLTDGALRMLVVLYFHQLGYDTLSIALLFIFYEVFGVITNLLGGWIGSRVGLNRTMNVGLLLQVGALLMLTLPTEYLTVVWVMIAQALSGIAKDLNKLSAKSSIKQLVKQGETGKLFKWIAVLTGSKNALKGVGFFLGGLLLTTVGFSQAMWLMSMWLFAVWLLSIWTLDKDLGKAKNKPKFSELFSKSPAINYLSAARMCLFGARDVWFVVALPVFLTAVLNWSSASVGIFMASWVIGYGLVQSLAPRLFLDVTGQLKHSRPALLAVLALTIVTLALTGVFQVVIGNGDLAIVNQVVVIGLLVFGAVFAVNSSLHSFLIVDLAKADGVAMDVGFYYMANAMGRLLGTILSGAVYQAYGLVECVAVSSLLLILATLVSTKLPGKESGKQSGKLPGQLSG from the coding sequence ATGTTGAGTGCCCTTAGTTCTGTTAGCCGAGATGTCAAACAGTACCTATTAGTTACATTTAACTATTGGTCGTTCACCCTGACAGATGGTGCACTTCGCATGCTTGTTGTGTTGTATTTCCACCAGTTGGGATACGACACATTAAGCATTGCACTGTTGTTTATCTTTTATGAGGTATTTGGCGTCATTACCAACCTGTTGGGGGGCTGGATAGGAAGTCGGGTAGGCTTAAACCGAACAATGAACGTAGGGTTGCTTTTGCAGGTAGGTGCGCTGTTAATGCTAACCTTACCAACCGAATATTTAACGGTTGTTTGGGTCATGATCGCACAAGCCCTGTCAGGCATTGCCAAAGACTTAAATAAGCTCAGCGCCAAAAGCAGCATCAAACAGCTGGTTAAACAAGGAGAGACTGGCAAGTTATTCAAATGGATTGCGGTACTGACGGGGTCGAAAAACGCGTTAAAAGGCGTCGGTTTTTTCTTAGGTGGATTGTTATTGACTACGGTTGGATTCAGTCAGGCAATGTGGCTGATGTCGATGTGGCTCTTTGCTGTTTGGCTTTTGAGTATCTGGACTTTGGACAAAGATCTAGGAAAAGCGAAAAATAAGCCTAAGTTTTCTGAGCTGTTTTCAAAAAGTCCTGCAATCAATTACCTATCTGCAGCCAGAATGTGTTTGTTTGGTGCTAGAGACGTTTGGTTTGTGGTGGCACTACCGGTTTTTTTAACGGCTGTTCTAAACTGGAGCAGTGCGTCCGTCGGTATTTTTATGGCGAGTTGGGTTATCGGTTATGGCCTAGTTCAATCTCTTGCCCCGCGACTTTTCTTAGATGTAACTGGTCAATTAAAACATTCTAGACCTGCTTTATTGGCTGTTTTGGCGTTAACTATTGTGACACTCGCTCTGACTGGAGTATTCCAAGTGGTCATTGGAAATGGTGATTTGGCAATCGTTAACCAAGTCGTTGTAATTGGCTTGTTGGTATTTGGTGCTGTGTTTGCTGTGAACTCTAGCTTACATAGTTTCTTGATTGTTGATTTGGCAAAAGCGGACGGCGTCGCCATGGATGTCGGCTTTTATTATATGGCCAATGCGATGGGCAGATTGCTTGGCACCATACTCTCAGGTGCCGTATATCAAGCCTATGGTCTGGTCGAGTGCGTAGCGGTGTCGTCGTTATTATTAATTTTGGCTACGTTGGTTTCTACTAAGCTACCAGGCAAAGAATCAGGCAAACAATCAGGTAAATTACCAGGTCAATTATCTGGGTAA
- a CDS encoding ArsJ-associated glyceraldehyde-3-phosphate dehydrogenase, which yields MTIKVGINGFGRMGRLTFRAACDFPELEFVQVNDPAGDAATFAHLLEFDSVHGTWDKKIEVNDNQVTVNGHKLIFSQNKEIEATDWSGCDIVIEASGKMKTTELLTAYLNQGVKKVVVTAPVKEPSVLNIVMGVNDHLYDSNVYDIVTAASCTTNCLAPVVKVLQEKVGIEHGSMTTIHDITNTQTILDAPHKDLRRARACGMSLIPTTTGSATAITHIFPELKGRLNGHAVRVPLANASLTDCVFELKRAVTEQEVNDWFEEASTGALKGILGYETKPLVSIDYKTDPRSTIVDALSTMVINGTQLKLYTWYDNEWGYANRTAELAQKVAKAL from the coding sequence ATGACAATTAAAGTAGGTATTAATGGCTTTGGCCGCATGGGTCGACTGACGTTCAGAGCGGCATGCGACTTTCCTGAATTAGAGTTTGTTCAAGTAAATGATCCGGCCGGAGATGCGGCAACTTTCGCCCATTTGTTAGAGTTTGACTCGGTCCATGGAACTTGGGACAAAAAAATAGAAGTTAACGATAATCAAGTGACTGTTAATGGTCATAAGTTAATTTTCAGCCAAAACAAAGAAATAGAAGCAACAGACTGGTCGGGGTGTGACATCGTGATTGAAGCATCCGGTAAAATGAAAACGACGGAACTGCTAACTGCCTATTTGAATCAAGGTGTTAAAAAAGTTGTTGTGACTGCACCAGTAAAAGAGCCTTCGGTTTTGAACATTGTCATGGGCGTTAATGATCATTTGTATGACTCAAACGTGTACGACATTGTCACGGCAGCGAGCTGTACGACTAATTGCCTTGCACCGGTTGTAAAAGTGCTACAGGAAAAAGTGGGTATTGAGCACGGCTCCATGACGACCATTCATGACATCACCAATACCCAAACTATTTTAGATGCACCTCACAAAGATTTACGTCGAGCTCGTGCCTGTGGTATGAGTTTGATCCCAACGACAACAGGCTCTGCGACAGCGATCACCCATATTTTTCCTGAGTTAAAAGGGCGCTTAAATGGCCATGCTGTTCGCGTGCCTTTAGCTAATGCATCCCTAACCGATTGTGTATTTGAGTTAAAACGCGCAGTTACCGAGCAAGAGGTAAATGATTGGTTTGAAGAGGCTTCAACAGGCGCACTTAAAGGTATCTTGGGATATGAAACTAAACCTTTAGTGTCAATCGACTACAAAACAGATCCTCGTTCTACCATAGTGGATGCGTTATCAACCATGGTCATAAATGGTACTCAGCTTAAACTTTACACTTGGTATGACAATGAGTGGGGGTATGCTAACCGTACTGCTGAGCTTGCTCAAAAAGTTGCAAAAGCACTTTAA
- a CDS encoding metalloregulator ArsR/SmtB family transcription factor, whose translation MEHNTPTLPQLFKALGDEIRLVALLLIVDQDEICVCELMTALDEDSQPKVSRHLAQLKKMGILQDRKHKQWVFYSISPRCPNWLSDLLKAQLLIQSDFLQPFKTKLLAMGERPQRTENCCI comes from the coding sequence ATGGAACACAATACGCCAACACTACCTCAACTATTTAAAGCGCTCGGTGACGAAATACGCCTGGTGGCTTTATTACTCATTGTTGATCAAGATGAAATTTGTGTCTGTGAACTGATGACGGCACTTGATGAAGATAGTCAGCCTAAGGTTTCTAGACATTTAGCCCAACTTAAGAAAATGGGTATATTGCAAGATCGCAAACACAAACAGTGGGTGTTTTATTCAATTTCTCCACGCTGCCCAAACTGGTTGAGTGATTTACTCAAAGCACAATTACTCATTCAAAGTGACTTTTTACAACCATTTAAAACAAAGCTGTTAGCTATGGGGGAAAGACCACAGCGAACGGAGAACTGTTGTATCTAA
- a CDS encoding alpha/beta hydrolase, translating to MRGTLANHLQGFINDVNAALNKAREDGITPTPELARENLTKLSGFVTQIPQIAFAEERRIYHEQIEIPVRVYSPNPQKELPVLIYFHGGGHMCGSTELYDPMCRKLAIAGDCVVISVDYRLAPEFPYPAGVNDCEAVVKKYHQALVHVGYSNTVMIGGDSAGGAICGTLTMRKEDDPELNFSKQILIYPSLDYTMSQPSIQENGEGYLLERTRIQWYFDNYFDDYEDRKLCSPLFAELSEKMPDTLLIVAGCDPLRDEGLLYAQQLTDAGHRVVVREFAHMIHAFMNIEDLVPDECRELYKVIGDFINEDLPSTIAPPAA from the coding sequence ATGAGAGGTACGTTAGCAAATCACTTGCAAGGCTTTATTAACGATGTCAATGCGGCTCTGAACAAAGCGCGCGAAGACGGAATAACACCGACCCCTGAACTCGCGAGGGAAAATCTAACAAAACTGTCGGGCTTTGTGACTCAGATACCGCAAATAGCCTTTGCAGAAGAGCGCCGTATTTATCACGAACAAATTGAAATTCCAGTCCGTGTTTATTCTCCTAATCCCCAGAAAGAGCTCCCTGTCTTGATATATTTTCATGGTGGTGGCCATATGTGTGGTAGCACTGAGTTATATGATCCTATGTGCCGTAAGCTTGCTATTGCAGGCGACTGCGTCGTGATTAGCGTCGACTATCGCCTTGCCCCTGAGTTTCCTTATCCGGCCGGTGTGAATGACTGTGAAGCGGTCGTTAAGAAATACCATCAAGCGTTGGTACATGTCGGTTATTCAAATACAGTAATGATTGGCGGGGATAGTGCTGGTGGTGCGATTTGTGGCACTCTTACCATGCGTAAAGAGGACGATCCTGAGCTTAACTTTTCCAAGCAAATTTTAATCTATCCTTCCTTAGATTACACAATGAGCCAACCTTCAATACAAGAAAATGGCGAAGGCTATTTACTCGAACGAACGCGCATCCAATGGTATTTCGATAACTACTTTGACGATTATGAAGACAGAAAGTTGTGTTCGCCATTATTTGCAGAGCTAAGTGAAAAAATGCCAGATACACTTTTAATCGTTGCCGGATGTGATCCTTTGCGTGATGAGGGGCTTTTGTACGCGCAGCAGTTAACTGACGCTGGGCATAGAGTGGTGGTTCGTGAGTTTGCGCATATGATTCATGCCTTTATGAATATAGAAGATTTAGTTCCGGATGAATGTCGAGAGCTTTACAAAGTCATTGGTGACTTTATAAACGAAGATTTACCCAGCACAATTGCACCACCAGCGGCGTAG
- a CDS encoding MFS transporter has protein sequence MKIRNKYLVEAIVFMSYVLFAMAWVGGTASMSQIMSSMQLDSYASASFISGAVTFAKIVGTFMAAWLAIKFGVKVAFFISGLLVVLGIFTPLAQDYEWLLVSRFLMGLGGALMIVYFNPIVMNWFSLEERSTINGLNAVAFNVGTAIILTSMVSINELTGNWQNSLVLFSIISLVLIVIWLFVDDQPTTAQTSSQNTVSQDSEQTYGYVDGLKDPFNWAYSLCYAGLLAFYICLFTFYPKAGVSESSVVIGFGIVGTIAGMIYSKRIKQRVSVIKWSGLIVTLMVFTLSFVSSESIQALAAMVLGFFIFFPITALVSIPHELPKMTSNKITVVFSLFWSISYLFATVVLWLFGKIVDMNNGDFQYAFGLIAMVSSTLFLGSFFLPETNPKPNKNSISNDSNEQEA, from the coding sequence ATGAAAATTCGGAACAAATACTTGGTCGAAGCCATTGTTTTTATGAGTTATGTCTTGTTTGCTATGGCGTGGGTGGGTGGCACAGCCAGTATGAGTCAAATAATGAGCTCGATGCAATTAGACAGTTATGCTTCTGCGAGTTTTATTAGTGGAGCGGTTACTTTTGCAAAAATAGTGGGCACCTTTATGGCGGCTTGGTTAGCCATTAAATTTGGAGTTAAAGTTGCCTTTTTTATAAGTGGCTTGCTGGTTGTGCTTGGCATATTTACGCCCCTTGCACAAGATTACGAATGGCTATTAGTCAGTCGGTTCTTGATGGGGTTAGGTGGGGCCTTAATGATTGTTTATTTTAATCCTATCGTAATGAATTGGTTTAGCTTAGAAGAGCGCTCTACAATTAATGGCTTAAATGCGGTCGCCTTTAATGTTGGAACTGCAATTATATTAACCTCTATGGTTAGTATTAATGAGTTAACTGGTAATTGGCAAAACAGTTTGGTCCTGTTTAGTATTATTAGCCTTGTATTGATTGTGATTTGGCTGTTTGTAGACGATCAGCCAACGACTGCCCAAACGTCAAGTCAAAATACTGTAAGTCAGGACAGCGAACAAACCTACGGTTATGTCGACGGTTTGAAGGATCCGTTTAATTGGGCATACTCGTTGTGTTATGCAGGATTGTTGGCCTTCTATATCTGTTTATTTACTTTTTACCCTAAAGCCGGTGTAAGCGAGAGTAGTGTAGTTATAGGCTTTGGCATTGTTGGCACGATAGCGGGTATGATTTATAGCAAACGGATCAAACAACGAGTTTCGGTAATAAAATGGTCGGGATTGATCGTTACGTTGATGGTTTTCACTTTATCATTTGTCAGTAGCGAAAGTATCCAGGCTCTTGCAGCTATGGTATTGGGCTTTTTTATATTTTTTCCGATAACTGCTTTAGTCTCTATTCCGCATGAGTTACCTAAAATGACAAGTAACAAAATTACTGTTGTGTTTAGTCTATTTTGGTCAATCAGCTATCTTTTTGCTACGGTCGTACTATGGTTGTTTGGCAAAATCGTCGATATGAATAATGGTGATTTTCAATATGCGTTTGGTTTAATTGCCATGGTAAGCTCTACGTTGTTTTTGGGGAGCTTCTTTTTGCCAGAAACCAATCCCAAACCAAATAAAAACAGTATTTCAAATGACAGTAACGAACAGGAGGCGTAA
- a CDS encoding hybrid sensor histidine kinase/response regulator, translated as MLVWLSIDTWLVSLLALGFLGLLFFVAYFGQKHLSHWAAKPSLYTLAIAVSCSSWAFYGTVSQAAHTGYWLAPIYIGTIACFVLAWPMLLKLVRVSKQQNLTSVADFIACRYDKAPSIAAVISIIAVVGTLPYIALQLRAVSQSFDLVTGSYQSGFATTTIVTIVLIGFSVLFGVRHAEVNRQNPGLLIAIAFSSLFKLFVILAVGVFAVFYVFDGWESLHQQYQALPSPVDQPMDMYSILAQIILGFATIFITPQLFHMIAIENDNEHQLKQARWMYPGYLLLINLFILPIAMAGLVTFPGGAISPDTFMLTIPLYYDQSVLSLLVFLGGLAAASSMVIIASIVLSTLITTEIANPIILKTWRKTKQTGTDQPKTMGRLLLFIRRLVIAGILLLSLAFDQLITQQSELASLGLLSFVLLSQCAPAVVGALYWRNSRSDGALWGLIGGSVTWFYCLLIPNLWPESSIVTNGLFGIDFLIPTAMFGLDSLDPITHGLLMSLTINLMLFVAISNWKQPSLGESLLAKNFTAASSHLNSSSGIEHTLTYGDLLDLLHRFIDESAKNNFAKSLPTALPLSQLAKKQDIQFVQKSLSAILGTASTRLVLQAASQHRSGDIHTLDNVAEIVDEASRLYEFNRELLQAGVENIAQGISVIDADMKLVAWNQRYVELLEFPAGMLKAGMPIEDIIRYNAERDLLSGDDIQGMIDKRLAHMRQGHQHHTQRTLPSGVVIEIRGQAMPGGGFVSTFTDISRHIEAEKQLQQANELLEQRVAERTSELTEAKAEAENANRSKTRFLAAASHDLMQPFNALSLFTAMLKQKAQNSEVEELANNIEDSLQVVEELLTDLVEISKLDSGVQKVDIQSFPVMELLRPLENEFSAMAKRLGIEFSCVHSALWIRSDKRLLRRVLQNFLSNAFHYAPLALAKDPKRKIKVVIGVRRHRQRLRLDVIDNGLGIPNTKLFRVFKEFERLQENKEKPGLGLGLAICDRIADLLNAPIFVRSVPDKGICFGIDVEREVQPPTLPSRAETNNAIAVTQSQQTIAIIDNEPLIVKALSQQLEHWGFKVISGHSRAELFEKLTQYKSTLDLIVADYHLDDGDTGIEVVNYLHDHPSLTKLLTSTTPVIICSADPSETLRQTCIDHKYSFIRKPVKAPALKRKLKNILNPTAI; from the coding sequence GTGTTAGTTTGGTTGTCGATTGATACGTGGTTAGTGTCCCTTTTGGCACTGGGGTTTTTAGGCCTGCTCTTTTTTGTAGCTTATTTTGGCCAAAAACACCTTTCTCATTGGGCTGCCAAACCCAGCCTCTATACCCTTGCAATTGCAGTGAGCTGTAGCAGTTGGGCCTTTTACGGAACGGTTTCTCAAGCAGCTCATACGGGTTACTGGTTAGCACCAATTTATATCGGAACGATTGCGTGTTTTGTATTAGCTTGGCCAATGCTGTTAAAACTGGTGCGAGTAAGCAAACAACAAAACCTCACCTCTGTTGCTGACTTTATTGCATGTAGGTATGACAAAGCCCCAAGCATTGCAGCTGTTATCTCTATTATTGCCGTCGTCGGAACACTTCCATACATAGCACTCCAATTGCGAGCTGTAAGTCAATCATTTGATTTAGTCACGGGCAGTTATCAATCAGGTTTTGCGACAACAACAATTGTAACCATAGTATTAATTGGGTTTAGCGTGTTGTTTGGGGTCCGTCACGCAGAGGTTAACCGGCAAAACCCCGGCTTGCTCATTGCCATTGCATTTAGTTCGTTATTTAAGTTGTTCGTAATTCTAGCTGTCGGCGTCTTTGCGGTGTTTTATGTGTTTGACGGTTGGGAAAGCTTGCATCAACAATATCAAGCCCTGCCTTCTCCCGTTGACCAACCTATGGATATGTATTCTATTCTTGCACAAATCATTCTGGGGTTTGCGACGATATTTATTACGCCGCAACTATTTCACATGATTGCCATAGAAAACGATAATGAACACCAGCTAAAACAAGCCCGTTGGATGTATCCAGGATACTTATTACTGATAAATCTATTTATTTTACCTATAGCAATGGCCGGTTTGGTCACTTTTCCAGGTGGGGCGATTAGCCCAGACACCTTTATGCTGACAATCCCTTTGTATTACGACCAATCAGTTTTGAGTTTGTTGGTGTTTTTAGGAGGGTTAGCGGCGGCATCTAGCATGGTGATCATTGCATCAATCGTATTATCAACGCTCATCACCACTGAAATTGCCAACCCAATTATTTTAAAAACTTGGCGAAAGACCAAACAAACCGGCACTGATCAACCTAAAACTATGGGTCGATTGTTATTATTCATTCGGCGTCTAGTGATTGCGGGAATATTGTTGCTGTCTTTAGCGTTCGACCAACTTATCACTCAACAAAGCGAGCTTGCCAGTTTAGGTCTATTGTCCTTTGTTTTGCTGTCTCAATGCGCTCCCGCTGTAGTCGGTGCGTTGTATTGGCGAAACAGTCGTTCAGATGGTGCCTTGTGGGGGCTGATTGGCGGTAGCGTAACATGGTTTTATTGTTTACTAATACCAAACCTTTGGCCTGAGTCATCAATAGTTACAAACGGCTTGTTTGGAATAGACTTTTTAATTCCTACCGCCATGTTTGGGCTAGATAGTTTAGACCCTATTACTCACGGTCTGTTGATGAGTCTGACAATCAACCTGATGTTATTTGTGGCCATCTCCAATTGGAAGCAACCGTCACTTGGTGAATCCCTATTAGCCAAAAACTTCACCGCTGCGTCTTCCCACCTAAACTCATCTAGTGGCATTGAGCATACTTTGACGTATGGTGACTTACTGGACTTGCTGCATCGGTTTATAGATGAAAGCGCAAAAAACAATTTTGCAAAAAGCTTACCTACTGCGCTTCCATTGTCCCAATTAGCAAAAAAACAAGATATTCAGTTTGTACAAAAATCCCTATCCGCTATTTTGGGGACAGCTTCGACAAGACTTGTTTTACAGGCCGCGAGTCAACATAGAAGTGGCGACATCCACACCCTAGATAACGTTGCGGAAATTGTCGATGAAGCATCTCGTTTGTACGAGTTCAATCGAGAGTTACTTCAAGCCGGTGTCGAGAATATAGCGCAAGGAATAAGTGTTATCGATGCTGACATGAAGTTAGTGGCCTGGAACCAACGCTATGTTGAGTTGTTAGAATTTCCCGCTGGTATGCTCAAGGCAGGAATGCCGATTGAAGACATCATTCGATATAATGCCGAGCGTGACTTACTCAGCGGTGACGATATTCAAGGCATGATTGATAAACGCCTTGCCCATATGCGTCAAGGTCACCAGCATCACACACAGCGCACATTACCTTCTGGTGTCGTCATTGAAATACGTGGCCAAGCTATGCCAGGTGGTGGTTTTGTAAGTACTTTTACAGATATAAGCCGCCACATTGAAGCCGAAAAGCAACTCCAACAAGCGAATGAACTATTAGAACAAAGAGTTGCAGAGCGAACTTCTGAGTTAACCGAAGCAAAAGCAGAAGCAGAAAACGCCAACCGCAGTAAAACCCGATTTTTAGCAGCAGCAAGTCACGACTTAATGCAGCCCTTTAACGCTCTGTCGCTTTTTACCGCCATGCTTAAACAAAAAGCCCAGAACTCTGAGGTTGAAGAACTAGCGAACAACATTGAAGATTCACTTCAAGTCGTAGAGGAACTATTAACGGACCTGGTTGAGATCAGTAAACTAGATTCAGGGGTGCAAAAAGTTGATATCCAATCTTTTCCTGTGATGGAACTGCTCCGCCCTCTCGAAAATGAGTTTTCTGCGATGGCAAAGCGTCTTGGAATTGAATTCAGTTGCGTCCATAGTGCGCTTTGGATTAGATCTGATAAGCGTTTATTGCGCCGAGTATTACAAAACTTTTTGTCCAACGCATTCCATTATGCACCGCTTGCACTTGCCAAAGATCCAAAGCGAAAAATAAAGGTCGTTATCGGTGTGAGGCGACATAGACAGCGATTGCGCTTAGATGTGATCGACAACGGACTTGGCATCCCAAACACCAAGTTGTTTAGGGTGTTTAAAGAGTTTGAGCGTCTACAAGAAAATAAAGAAAAGCCAGGTTTAGGTCTTGGCTTAGCGATTTGTGACCGCATCGCTGATTTATTAAATGCCCCTATATTTGTTCGTTCTGTGCCTGATAAGGGCATATGTTTTGGCATTGATGTTGAACGTGAAGTGCAACCACCAACCTTGCCTTCAAGAGCAGAAACCAACAACGCTATTGCGGTTACGCAAAGCCAACAAACCATTGCCATCATAGATAACGAACCACTGATCGTTAAAGCCTTATCTCAACAGCTTGAACATTGGGGTTTCAAAGTAATATCTGGCCACAGTCGGGCTGAGTTGTTCGAGAAGTTGACTCAGTACAAAAGTACGTTGGATTTAATTGTCGCAGATTATCATTTAGATGACGGTGACACAGGCATTGAAGTGGTCAATTATTTACATGACCATCCATCACTGACCAAACTTTTGACGTCGACAACGCCAGTTATTATTTGCTCGGCGGACCCTTCCGAAACACTTCGCCAAACCTGTATCGATCACAAGTACAGCTTTATTCGAAAGCCAGTCAAAGCTCCTGCTCTCAAGCGTAAATTGAAAAATATATTAAACCCCACCGCAATTTAG
- a CDS encoding response regulator, protein MSHVLIADDHPLFRAALKQAVGLSFPESHIVEASDVEELFGQVNRLSDLEIVFLDLHMPGNDGFMSLTQLKNHYPDIEVIMVSADEQTELMQQAIDFGASAFVPKSADLASIQAAIESVLDGETWLPSGVRHESAEHQARVLLSAQLAELTPQQYKVLKLIAEGQLNKQIAYELDIKETTVKKHVSAILEKLQVHNRTLAGMAFQQLKLN, encoded by the coding sequence ATGTCTCACGTACTCATTGCCGATGACCATCCGTTGTTTCGGGCTGCATTAAAACAAGCCGTAGGGCTATCGTTTCCAGAGTCACACATTGTCGAGGCGAGTGATGTAGAAGAGCTCTTTGGCCAAGTGAATCGCTTGTCTGACTTAGAGATCGTGTTTTTGGATCTACATATGCCTGGCAACGATGGGTTTATGTCACTTACCCAATTAAAAAACCACTACCCAGATATCGAAGTTATTATGGTCAGTGCCGACGAACAAACGGAGCTCATGCAACAGGCCATAGATTTTGGCGCCTCGGCATTTGTACCTAAGTCGGCGGACTTGGCCTCGATTCAAGCTGCCATCGAGAGTGTTTTGGACGGTGAAACTTGGTTGCCCTCTGGTGTGCGTCATGAAAGCGCCGAACACCAAGCTCGTGTGTTGTTAAGTGCTCAATTAGCAGAGCTGACACCGCAACAATACAAGGTATTAAAGCTCATTGCAGAAGGACAGCTTAACAAACAAATAGCCTACGAATTAGACATCAAAGAAACAACAGTTAAAAAACACGTGTCGGCTATTTTAGAAAAACTTCAGGTTCACAATCGAACCCTTGCGGGTATGGCATTTCAACAGTTAAAACTAAATTAA